Part of the Mesotoga sp. UBA6090 genome is shown below.
GGAAAACGACTCCTATTTGACCTTCGAGAGAGACTCTCCCGGAGAAGGGCTTCTTAAGACCGGATATGGTGTTCAGGAGAGTTGTCTTTCCAGAGCCGTTTTTTCCCAACAGAGCGAGTCGCTCGCCTTTCGAGACGTCAAGAGAGAAGTTCTCGAGTATCGAAGCGCCGCCCGCTTTGACACTTATGTTCAGCAGAGAAAGAAGTGTGTCAGACTTTTCTGGAGACATAGACCCTTATACCACCGGACTTTGTTGTCGTAATAGCATTTCCGAAAGTCTCTTTCATTATTCCTTCTAGCCTTGATCCGCCTTTGTTATGGTAGGCGACTATCTGAAGCGTCCCGTTCTCAGTAAGCATTTTGGGAGCCTCTATGATCAGTCTCTGCCATACTGCCTTTCCGGCGGCAATTGGTGGATTGGAAAGAATCGAATCGAACACCATACCCTCCCACGGAGAGTAAAGCTCGCCTTTGCGGATATCTGCTTCAACGTTGTGGTCTCTGGCATTGATCTTTGAGAAAGTAACGGCTCTTGTGTTGACATCACTCATAAAAAGCCTTAGATCGGGATATTCTCGCTTCAGAGTAATGCCGACAGCCCCATAGCCGCAACCGAGATCAAGCAGGCTCTCCCGTCCCTCGAGAAGGCAATTCTCTATGAGCAGCAGGGAGGCTCGGTCTACCTTACCGAAGGCGAAAACGCCCTCGGGACTCTTGAATGAGTAAGAGTTACCGTTCTTAAGTATTAGTGAGGCCGCTTTAATGATCTGCGGTGGCCCGGTCTGATCAGTGTAGTAGTGCTGGAAATTCTCTTTCATCCAAGCCTTCCCAGCTTTCTTCCTCCAAGTATGTGGAAGTGAAGGTGCTCTACTTCCTGTCCGGAATCGCTTCCTTGATTGACGATAAGCCTGAAACCGCTATCCTTTATACCCTTTGACCGGACTATCTCGTCAACGAGGTCGAATAGACTCTTCAATACTTCATCATCGAAAGCGGTCAGTTCTTCGAGACTCTTTACATGCTCCCTTGGAATTACAAGAACATGGGCAGGCGCTACCGGATTTATGTCGTCAAAGGCGACGAACCAGTCGTTCTCACCCACAAAACTGCTCTTGATTTCTCCACTGGCTATTTTACAGAAAATGCAATCCACCGATCTCACTCCCTGTCTATGTAGTGATTCTTCATTGTCTCGACGAGTAACTCGGCGGATCTCCCAGCGAGTCTCTCAAA
Proteins encoded:
- a CDS encoding class I SAM-dependent methyltransferase, which produces MKENFQHYYTDQTGPPQIIKAASLILKNGNSYSFKSPEGVFAFGKVDRASLLLIENCLLEGRESLLDLGCGYGAVGITLKREYPDLRLFMSDVNTRAVTFSKINARDHNVEADIRKGELYSPWEGMVFDSILSNPPIAAGKAVWQRLIIEAPKMLTENGTLQIVAYHNKGGSRLEGIMKETFGNAITTTKSGGIRVYVSRKV
- a CDS encoding histidine triad nucleotide-binding protein, translated to MDCIFCKIASGEIKSSFVGENDWFVAFDDINPVAPAHVLVIPREHVKSLEELTAFDDEVLKSLFDLVDEIVRSKGIKDSGFRLIVNQGSDSGQEVEHLHFHILGGRKLGRLG